One segment of Paraburkholderia caribensis DNA contains the following:
- a CDS encoding phosphatase PAP2 family protein, protein MVAVVLVLGGIWLFLGILEDILSKDPLVTVDGVLHDGLQRLRFPFVDHIVVAVSELGDAAVTLPVSVAVLLVLVYRREWRTAGYWIAAVVTAEAFVKMLKFAVQRLRPVSIYDGIERFSFPSSHATLSIVVYGFLAYLVCRGHQRDTQLRIAVASGSLIALISFSRIYLGVHWFSDVLAGLSLGIAWIAFLSVAHHLRDRDRQGSSVLWVVALSTFLANAVMHISLRHSLDFIRFAM, encoded by the coding sequence ATGGTGGCCGTCGTTCTGGTACTTGGCGGTATCTGGCTGTTTCTGGGCATCCTGGAAGACATCCTTAGCAAGGACCCCCTGGTCACCGTCGACGGGGTGCTTCATGACGGACTGCAGAGACTTCGCTTTCCCTTTGTCGACCACATAGTGGTGGCGGTCTCGGAGCTTGGCGATGCCGCCGTAACGCTACCCGTGTCTGTGGCCGTGCTTCTCGTGCTGGTATATCGGCGCGAATGGCGCACCGCAGGCTATTGGATTGCGGCTGTGGTGACGGCGGAGGCATTCGTCAAGATGCTCAAATTCGCCGTTCAGAGGCTACGGCCGGTATCAATCTACGATGGCATTGAGAGGTTTTCGTTCCCCAGCAGCCACGCCACATTGAGTATCGTCGTTTATGGCTTCCTCGCTTATCTCGTGTGCCGAGGTCATCAAAGAGATACGCAACTTAGGATTGCCGTGGCAAGCGGCTCGCTAATAGCGCTGATATCTTTTTCCCGCATATACCTTGGTGTCCATTGGTTTTCGGACGTCCTGGCTGGCCTCAGTCTCGGTATCGCCTGGATTGCGTTTCTGTCTGTTGCCCATCATCTCCGTGACCGCGACAGGCAAGGGTCCTCTGTATTGTGGGTCGTCGCGCTTTCCACTTTTCTAGCGAACGCCGTGATGCATATTTCCTTGCGTCACAGCTTAGATTTCATCCGCTTTGCCATGTAG
- a CDS encoding heavy-metal-associated domain-containing protein: protein MEFNVPDMSCGGCASAVSRAITNLDSAAKVEIDVAAKTVKVGSALTQGQIASAIEAAGFHPTATTS, encoded by the coding sequence ATGGAATTCAACGTGCCCGATATGTCATGCGGCGGATGTGCGAGCGCCGTAAGCAGGGCGATAACAAACCTGGACTCGGCTGCCAAAGTCGAAATTGATGTCGCAGCAAAAACGGTGAAGGTCGGGTCAGCGCTGACGCAGGGGCAGATTGCCTCTGCAATTGAGGCGGCCGGTTTCCATCCGACGGCAACCACGTCTTAA
- the copM gene encoding CopM family metallochaperone yields MLGLTAGPASAQQGASMPGMAMSSSSDADSSGSTPAFKAADQKMMQKMQAPAYTGDADKDFVAHMIPHHQGAIDMAEVELKYGKDPEMKKLARSIVKAQKEEIALMQRWQAKHGSK; encoded by the coding sequence ATGCTCGGTCTCACGGCTGGCCCCGCAAGTGCCCAGCAAGGAGCGTCCATGCCAGGCATGGCCATGAGCAGTTCTTCTGACGCTGACTCATCCGGCTCAACGCCGGCATTCAAGGCTGCAGACCAGAAAATGATGCAGAAGATGCAGGCACCGGCTTATACCGGTGATGCCGACAAGGACTTCGTCGCGCATATGATTCCCCACCATCAAGGCGCTATCGACATGGCTGAGGTAGAACTCAAGTACGGTAAGGACCCTGAGATGAAAAAGCTGGCACGAAGTATCGTCAAGGCCCAGAAAGAAGAAATCGCCCTGATGCAGCGATGGCAGGCCAAACACGGCAGCAAGTAA
- a CDS encoding methyltransferase family protein encodes MSSIGSGYGLWSLVVINSLVFIIFAFSFFKPATGRDWRTFGGFSAFVVALFAEMYGFPLTIYLLSGWLQTRFPQTNLFTHDSGHIWWTMTGRHGDPHFALPHILSIVFIFGGFYLLSTAWHVLYEAQRVGQLATTGAYAKIRHPQYVAFVVIMFGFLLQWPTLVTLVMFPVLVLMYFRLAIQEERESEARFGDAWREYASHTPRFIPRLYGDDTVKVH; translated from the coding sequence ATGAGCAGCATCGGTAGCGGCTACGGACTCTGGAGTCTGGTCGTCATCAACTCGCTGGTTTTCATTATCTTCGCCTTCAGCTTCTTCAAGCCGGCGACCGGGCGCGACTGGCGCACGTTCGGCGGATTTTCGGCCTTCGTCGTCGCGCTCTTCGCGGAGATGTACGGATTCCCGCTCACTATCTATCTTTTATCGGGCTGGTTACAGACACGGTTTCCACAAACCAATCTGTTCACACACGACTCCGGACACATCTGGTGGACGATGACGGGCCGACACGGCGACCCACATTTCGCGCTTCCGCACATTCTCAGCATTGTCTTTATTTTCGGCGGATTCTATCTGCTGTCGACCGCGTGGCACGTTCTGTACGAGGCACAACGCGTCGGACAGCTCGCGACAACGGGCGCGTACGCAAAAATCCGGCACCCGCAGTACGTTGCATTTGTCGTCATCATGTTTGGCTTCCTGCTGCAATGGCCGACGCTTGTCACACTGGTGATGTTTCCGGTACTCGTATTGATGTACTTCAGGCTCGCAATCCAGGAAGAGCGCGAGTCGGAAGCGCGCTTCGGGGACGCCTGGCGAGAGTACGCATCACACACGCCGCGCTTTATTCCGCGACTGTACGGGGACGATACGGTCAAGGTTCATTAA
- a CDS encoding YVTN family beta-propeller repeat protein codes for MRTVLAALVFVLTVQAPARAENVIVLNSGDASVSLIDEVSQKVVDTIPVGKEPHHLMATPDNQSLIVANSVGNNLVFLDPRSGKVQRWLSDIEDPYQLGFSNDRKWFVTNGLRLDRVDIYHYDGKDFSLAKRVPLSAMPSHMTFTSDSKIVFVTLQESGEVAAIDLATQSVLWKMPVGRAPAGLWLTSGDKYLLVGMTGADYVAVVDWRVRKVVKTIHTDKGAHNFRSLADGQHVLVTNRVGNTISILDQNTLMNVGTITGLLPGPDDMELTPDRQYLWVTFRFTRYVGVIDMKTLKLVNTIKVGKSPHGIYFYNRAPLL; via the coding sequence ATGCGGACTGTATTAGCAGCGCTGGTTTTCGTGTTGACGGTTCAGGCACCCGCGCGGGCGGAAAACGTCATTGTTCTGAATTCCGGCGACGCGAGCGTGAGCCTTATCGATGAGGTAAGCCAGAAAGTAGTCGACACGATTCCCGTTGGAAAGGAACCCCATCATCTGATGGCGACGCCTGACAACCAGTCCCTGATAGTGGCTAACTCGGTCGGCAACAACCTCGTCTTCCTGGACCCAAGAAGCGGTAAGGTCCAGCGATGGCTGTCCGATATTGAAGACCCGTACCAGCTCGGCTTTTCAAACGACCGAAAATGGTTTGTTACCAATGGGTTGCGGCTCGACCGCGTGGACATCTATCACTACGACGGCAAGGACTTTTCCCTCGCCAAACGGGTGCCACTTTCGGCGATGCCGAGCCACATGACTTTCACCTCCGACAGCAAAATCGTCTTCGTGACGCTGCAGGAATCTGGTGAAGTCGCGGCGATTGACCTGGCGACCCAATCCGTACTGTGGAAGATGCCGGTCGGAAGGGCTCCAGCCGGGCTCTGGCTCACTTCCGGCGACAAATATCTCCTGGTGGGCATGACGGGTGCTGACTATGTTGCCGTTGTCGACTGGCGTGTACGCAAAGTCGTAAAAACCATTCACACGGACAAAGGGGCGCACAACTTCCGGTCTCTTGCCGATGGCCAACATGTGCTCGTGACAAACCGCGTCGGTAACACCATCAGCATCCTTGACCAGAACACCTTGATGAACGTCGGAACCATCACTGGATTGCTGCCAGGACCAGACGACATGGAACTGACCCCAGACCGGCAATATCTGTGGGTCACGTTCCGCTTTACCCGCTACGTGGGCGTCATTGACATGAAGACGCTGAAACTCGTCAACACCATCAAGGTCGGGAAGTCACCCCACGGTATCTACTTCTACAATCGCGCGCCATTGTTATAG
- a CDS encoding DUF2933 domain-containing protein, which produces MDETTHGSRPFWKSRSAIALLVFATIALFLVFSEHRAHFLGVLPYLLLLSCPLMHLFMHHGHGHGHRSPANEEGSSEHGGDHEQHR; this is translated from the coding sequence ATGGACGAGACCACGCACGGCTCGCGCCCCTTCTGGAAGTCACGGTCGGCGATTGCGCTGCTGGTGTTCGCGACTATTGCGTTGTTCCTGGTCTTTTCTGAGCACAGAGCGCATTTCCTTGGCGTGCTGCCGTACCTTTTGCTGCTTTCGTGCCCACTGATGCATCTTTTCATGCATCACGGACATGGTCATGGCCATCGCAGTCCAGCGAATGAAGAAGGATCATCGGAACACGGAGGCGACCATGAGCAGCATCGGTAG